GGGGCGGCCGTGCCTCGGTCGCCGGCCGCTCAGGGTGGCTCTCCGGCCGTTCGGTGGGCTCTGTCCGGAGCCGCCGAGCACGCGGCACCGAAGCCGTCGCGGGCGAAAGCCGTGGATGCCGTAGCCGCCGGAGTCCGGCCCCCAGACCCGGATGTCGGACCGGCAGGCGGCGACGCCGGAGAACCCGCCGTCGTTCACCGGACCGGGTCTGTTCGCCGGATCGGGGCTCGACGTCACCCGGTGGCGTCGTCCTACCCGGGTGGTCGCGTCGCAGTCGGCTGCCCGCCCTGCCCGGTCCACGTCGTCGCCGCCGTCGGGCACCCGCCTGTCGCGTAGGCAGGCGGACCGGGGCCGAGACCGTACTGCCCTGGTGGTGCCCCCGCGAGCCGTCTCGACTGTCGCAGCCACCCCAGATACCCCGTTACTCTCGGAGGAGCACATGCGTGTCGATACCGTCGGGAGGGGAAGCCCGGCGGCGCGACAGGTGCTGAAGGGTGCGATGACCCATGTCCATGCAGGAGGAGCACACAGAGGGACTCGGACAGGTTCGGTTTCTGACGGTCGCGGAGGTGGCCGCGCTCATGCGCGTCTCCAAGATGACCGTCTACCGACTCGTGCACTCGGGCGAGCTGCCCGCGGTGCGGGTGGGCCGGTCCTTCCGCGTTCAGGAGAAGGCAGTACACAGCTATCTGGACCGAGCGTATTTCGACGCGGGATGAGGTCGATGCGGCCCGGTCTAGAAGATCCGAAGCTCACAGGTACCCTGGAAGGCCGTTCGTGTCGTGTGCCTGCAACCTGCTCTGAGCGCACCAGCACGAGCCAGGTTCGACCACTCACAAGGACAGCGAGGAATCCCGGATGGGCTCGGTTATCAAGAAGCGCCGCAAGCGGATGTCGAAGAAGAAGCACCGCAAGCTGCTTCGCAAGACCCGTGTGCAGCGGCGCAAGTTGGGCAAGTAGACCCGAGCCGCGCCAAGCGCCCGCACCTTCCACGGTGCGGGCGCGCTCATGTCCGGCGCCGGTTCGTCGGCGACGACTTCTCCTCCTCGGTAGCATCACGGTGAGTCCGGCGCCGAGGGAGGAAACGTGATGAAGCCTCGCGTGGTGCTGGTGACCGGCGTCGCGGGCTTCCTCGGCGGCAGTCTGGCGGCGCGGCTCGCGCGAGATCCCGAGGTCGAGCGGGTGCTGGGAGTGGACGTCGTGCCGCCCGCACCCGAGCTTCGACATGCCCTGGGCCGGGCCGAATTCATCCGGGCCGACATTCGCAATCCGTTGATCGCCAAGGTGGTCGCCGCCGCCAGGGTGGACACCGTCGTGCACACCGCCGTCACCCCGTCGGCCTCGTCGCGAGGCAGCCGATCGGTGATGAAGGAGATGAACGTCCTCGGCACGATGCAGCTCCTCGCCGCGTGCCAGACGGCGCCGACCGTCGATCGGCTGGTGCTGAAGTCCTCCAGCGCCGTCTACGGCGCCAGCTCCCGCGACCCGGCGATGTTCACCGAGCAGATGGGCCCCAAGGAGCTGCCCTCCGGCGGCTACGCCAAGGACGCCGCCGAGATCGAGGGCTACCTGCGCGCGTTCGGCAGGCGCAGGCCCGATGTGGACATCACCACGCTGCGGTTCGTCAACTTCATCGGGCCGAACATCGACACGGCGCTGACCCGGTATTTCGCCCTGCCCGTCGTCCCGACGGTGCTGGGCCACGACGCTCGCGTGCAGCTGCTGCATCCCGAAGACGCCCTGGCGGTGCTCGAACGCGCCACGCTGTGTCGGCTGCCGGGCGTGTTCAACGTCGGCGGCGACGGCGTCATCATGCTGTCGCAGGCGGTGCGGCGGGCCGGGCGGGTGCCGTTGCCGGTGCCGAGCACCGCCGTGCGGCCGGTCGGCAATCTACTGCGCGGCACGCGGCTGCTGGATCTCTCCCCGGACCAGGTGCGATTCCTGAACTTCGGCCGGGTGCTCGACACGACGCTGCTCAAGGAGCGCTTCGGCTTCACCCCGAGGTGGACCACCCGTCAGGCCTTCGACGACTTCGTGACGAGTCGCGGGCTCCGCCCGGTCGTCGATCAAGAGTGGCTCGCGACGGCCGAGCGCGGCATGCGGAATCGAGCGGCGGCGGCACAGGCTGATCGGACCGGTTGACCGGCGAGCCCGGCTCGATCGGCTCCGAGGTTCGGGCGGCAGAGTTGCCGCACACCCTCCATACCGGGTTCTCGTCGGTGATCTCAGCGCGAGGCCGGAGCGGGGGAAGGTCCTCCAGCGGCGGGTGACCGATGCGGGACAGACGACCACAGGTGGCGACTAGGAGGAGGCAGACGGTGGCCGATGCTCGGGTGATCCCGTTGCATGCCGTCGATCGTCGGACGACGTCGACGGGTACGGGATCGCAGCGACGAGTCAAGGCGGTGCCCGATCTCGGGGCCGCCGGGTCCGGCGCCGAACTGCCCGGCTCGGCGTCCGAAGGGCAGCCGTCCGGGACGCAGACCGGATCTCCGACCCCCGCCGAGACGAGCGGAACCGGCCACGAGACCTCCTCGGCGACAGCCGGCGGGGCTCGGCCGCCGGATCCCGCCTCCGCCGGACCAGGGGACGCTCGGGCCACGGGCGTGCGGGACCGGGCCACGGGGCAGGCCAACCCGGATCCCGCCCACGCAGGCGCCTCCCGAGCGGAGTCCGGACACTCGGGCTCCGGGGCGGGCTCGAGGGCTGCAGGCGCGGGGTCCGCAGATGCGGGCTGGGAGGAGCGGGCCGCCGAGGCGCTGGCCTTCCTACAGCGCAGGCTCACCGGCGACTATCGGGTGGACGACTTCGGCTTCGACCCCGACCTGACGGACTCGGTGTTCCTGCCCCCGCTGCGCCCGCTGTACGAGAAGTGGTTCCGGGTGGAGGCGCTCGGGCTGGACAACATCCCGACCGAGGGCGGCGCACTCGTGGTGGCGAACCACTCGGGCACCGTGCCGCTGGACGCCTTGATGACCACGGTGGCCATCCATGATCACCATCCGGGTAGACGGCATCTGCGGATGCTCGGCGCCGACCTGGTGTTCCGGCTGCCCGTCGTCGGGGCGATTGCCAGGAAGGCGGGGCACACGCTGGCCTGCAATCCGGACGCGGAGCGGCTCCTGCGCGCGGGCGAGGTCGTCGGGGTCTGGCCGGAGGGCTTCAAGGGCATCGGCAAGCCGTTCCGAGACCGGTACAAGCTGCAACGCTTCGGTCGGGGCGGCTTCGTCTCCGCCGCGCTGCGCACCGGGGTGCCCATCGTGCCGTGCTCGATCGTCGGAGCCGAGGAGACCTATCCGCTCCTCGGCGATCTCAAGCCGCTGGCGAGGCTGCTGGGACTGCCCTACTTCCCGGTCACGCCGCTCTTTCCCTGGCTCGGCCCGCTGGGGGCGATCCCGCTGCCCTCGAAGTGGTACATCGAGTTCGGCGAGCCGATCGTCACCGCCGACTTCGGCGAGGACGCCTGCGAGGACCCGATGCTGGTGTTCAACCTGACCGATCAGGTGCGCGAGACCATCCAGCAGACGCTGTATCGGCTGCTGGCCCGCCGGGGCGGCGTCTTCACCGACTGATCCGACCGATCTCGTCGAGGCCGGGTCTGCCGATGTTCGGCGAGCGGAGGCGCGTCGGGGCGGCGCCCGGCGTGGCGGGCGGCCTGGTCAGACGCGGGGGCGCTTGCGATACCGCAGGCCTGCGGCGACGGCACCGGCCAGTGCGCTCGCACCGAGGACCGAGTTGACCCCGATCCGAGCCGCACGCCTGCCGGTGCGGAAGTCTCTGATCTCCCAGCCCTGTCGCCGCGCGTGCTCCCGCAGCGTCTGGTCGGGGTTGACGGCGACGGCGGTGCCCACCGTGGTGAGCATCGGGATGTCGTTGGAGGAGTCCGAATAGGCGCTGCAGCGGCGCAGGTGGAGACCCTGTGCCGCAGCGAGCGCGCGGACCGCCTGGGCCTTCGACCTGCCGTGCAGGAGGTCACCGACCAGCCGACCTGTGTACACGCCGTCTCGGCTCTCCGCGACCGTGCCGAGCGCACCGGTCAACCCCAGCCTGCGCGCGATCGTCTGGGCCAGTTCGACGGGGGTGGCGGTGACCAGCCAGACCCGCTGCCCGGCGTCCAGATGCATCTGGGCGAGTGCGCGGGTGCCGGTCCAGATCCGGTCGGCCATCAGCTCGTCGTAGATCTCCTCGCTGAGCTGGAGGATGTCCTCGACCTTGCGACCTGCCACGAAGGACAGTGCTTGTTCGCGGCTGGCCTGCACGTCCCCGGGATTCTCCCGTCCGCCCACCCGGAACTTGACCTGCTGCCAGGCGAACCCAACCAGATCAGAGGTGGTGAAGAACTTGCGAGCGGCCAGACCTCTGGCGAAGTGGAACATCGATGCGCCCATCATCATCGTGTTGTCCACGTCGAAGAAGGCCGCAGCAGTCAGGTCGGGGCGCTGAAGATACTGGTCCCCCGCCTCGGGTGGTGGGGACGTCGCGGCCGCCTCGGCTGAAGCCTGCCCCGCGCGCGCAGCCCGCTCCTCCAGTTGCCGGCTGTTCTCGCGCTTCCGCCACAGTGGCACCGCAGCGCCTCCAGATCCGGTGGTCCCTCCGCCTCGAATCGGACATTCGAGGTAATGCGGCTCCTAGCCTAGCGATCGACCTGAGAGCCCGTCTTCGATCCCTGCTTTCGGAGTTGCGTGGCGATCTGCGGCGTCGTCGTCGGTCGCCATGACTTCGTTATGGCTCGATCCTGTCGCCTGGCAGATCATCCGCGCCGATCCGCGCCCACGACTCCAGCGGGTCGAAGGCAGGCTCTGCAGAGCCCGTCGCCGATCCCCGCTCGCGGACCGAGCAGGATCGCAGGCAGGACAGGAGCCGTGACGCGTCTTCCCCGCGCCGGGTGTGCGTGGAAAGGGTGTGATCATCGCAGGCTCGTGCGCAGAAGTCCCGCCAGGCGCCGCACCGCGCGTTGCTGAAGGGCACGGACGGCTGCCTCGTTGCGGCCGAGCAGGTGGGCGGTCTCGGCGACGGACAGGCCGTAGAGAAAGCGCAGTCGCAGGCATTCCTGCTGGTCGGCAACGAGCCTGCCGAGTTGGCCCGTGACCTCGACGAGGGTCATCCGCGCAAGCACCTGTTGTTCTGGGTCCAAGGCCAGGTGATGCGCGGGGAGTCGGGAGTTGGGGTCCTCCGTGGGGACCTCCAGGCGGTGTCGGCTCGACTTCAGGTGATCGAAGACGAGGTTCCTGGCGATGGTGACGAGCCAGGCGCCGAGGTCGCGACCCTGGTAGCGCAGTGTTCCGATGCGCCGGAGCGCGCGGAGGAAGGTCTCGCTGGTCAGATCCTCGGCGAGGCCGTGGTCCCCGAGCCGATGCAGCGTGTACCGGTGGACGAGTCCCGCGTAGCGCCGGTAGATCAGGGCGAAGGCCTGGGGGTCGCCTGCCTGGGCGGCCCTGACCAGTTCCCAGGCATCCGTCTCGGGCTTGGGCATGAACCCTCCCCGACATCCATATTGCAATGAGTGACTGAATGTGTGCTCAATGTGACCGACGCCTGGATTCTGTCGGCTTTCCGGTCGCTGCGTCCACTTCTGCCCGGTAAATCACCAGGTAGTCCATCCATGGCGCCCGCTGCCTACCCACGGTGACGAGAGTTGTTCTCAGCGCCGTCTACGCCTCGGACCGGGGGATCTGCGTGACCCTTCGTCGGTTCGGGCGGGTGCGGACCGTAGCGGTGAGTCCGCGCGGGGTGGTCGCCGGTCCGGCACCTCGTCCGGCGCGACGCCTGTTCTGGGCACACCTGTCCGAGATGTCCGGCTGCGGGTCCATCGACGGTTCGCCTCACCTCGGGGCTGTGCGGCGTGGCGGGTGGCGAGCCCGCCCTCGCTGCCGTGCTCTCGGTGCGGGCGAGGCCCCTCGGCGGCGGACGTGCCCTCGGTGTCTGCGTGCTTCCGCCGCCGCGACCGGGAGACCGGGGCGACGTGACTCCTGCGGCGCCGGTCGAACCTGAGAGCCTGTCTTTAATCCCCACTTTCCTGTTGCGCGGGGCAGGCGCGGCGATCTGCGGCGTTGTCGTCAGTCAACATCACTTTCGTTATGCCTCCTTCCGCCGCCTGGCAGCTCCACGCTGATCACCGCTCACGACTCCAGGGGATCACAGACAGACTCTTAGTTGGACTTCCAAGTGTCGGTCGCCCCACAATCAGGGGTGACCCGGCGGCGAGGCCTGCACCACGAGTGCGAGTCGACGCCGAAGAGCAGACGAGTGGTGGAGGTCGGACGCTGTGAGTGCGCCCGTCGTTGATCATCGATCGCCCGATCCCGAAGCAGCCGAGCTGATCGCCTTGGTCCGAGAGATCGGCCGCCGCGAACTGGCACCACAGGTGAACGAGGCCGAGGCCGAGCACAGATTCCCCAGGGACCTGTTCCGGACCCTCGGCAGGGCGGGCCTTCTCGGGCTGCCCTATCCCGAGGACCACGGTGGTGGCGGCCTGCGGCAGGAGCTCTATCTCCAGGTCGTGGAGGAACTCTCCCGGTACTGGCTGGCCGTCGGCCTCGGGGTCAGCGTGCACACCCTCGCCTGTCACGGACTCGCCTCCTTCGGCACGCCGGAACAGCAGGCCAGGTGGCTGCCGGAGATGTTGGGTGGCGACCAGCTCGGCGCCTACTGCCTGTCCGAGCCGCATGCGGGCTCCGATGCGGCCGCCCTGCGGACGCGCGCGGAGGTCCAGCCCGACGGCGGCTACCGGCTCACCGGCACCAAGGCGTGGATCACGCACGGCGGTGTCGCGGACTTCTACCTGGTGCTGGCCCGTACCGGCGAGGCCGGACCGAAGGGGATCAGCGCCTTCCTGGTCCGGTCCGACGACGAGGGGATCTCGGCGGCCCCGCCGGAGCGCAAGATGGGCGCCAGGTCCTCGGTGACGGCCCAGGTGTCCTTCGACGGCGTCCCCCTGTCCGCCGATCGGCTGATCGGCGCGCCGGGCGGGGGCTTCGGCGTGGCGATGTCCGCGCTGGCCTGCGGCAGGCTCGGCATCGCGGCAGGCGCCGTCGGAGTCGCGCAGGCCGCCCTGGACGTCGCCGTCGCCTATGCCAGAGAGCGCACCGCCTTCGGTCGCTCGATCGCCGACTTCCAGGGCGTCTCGTTCCTGCTCGCCGACGCGGCGGCGGGCATCGAGGCGGCACGGCAGCTGTACCTCTACGCCGCCCGTCGCAAGGACGACGGCCTGCCCTTCTCCACCGAGGCCGCGATGGCCAAGCTGATCGCCACCGACACCTGCATGCGGGTCACCACCGACATGGTCCAGGTGCTGGGCGGCGCAGGCTACGTCGAAGATCACCCGGTCGAGCGCTACATGCGGGAGGCCAAGATGCTCCAGATCGTGGAGGGCACGAACCAGATCCAGCGACTGGTGATCGGCCGCGAACTGGTACAAGGATGAGATGTCCGCTCATCGGGTGACCCTGCTGGTCAGAGAGTCCTGTCATTCCTGCGTCGAGGCCGAGGCCGACGTCCGGCGCATCTGCCACGAGCTCGACGTGCCCTGGTCGGCGGTGGACGTCGACACCGACCTGGAGCTGCGGGGGGAGTACGGCGACCGGGTGCCGGTCATCCTCATCGACGACGTCGAGCACGGGTACTGGCGCGTCGAGGAACCCCGGTTCCGCGCCGCGCTGGCTCGCTGAACACTGGACCGTCGGCACCATCCGCCCGGTCGGCGCGAGCCGATCGGGCGACTCGAGTGAACCGCCGGGGCCGCTGCGACGAACATTGAGGCGTGGACCACGACAGCGATGAGCTTGCGAGCGGACGACCTGCCGGAGACGACGGCCCTCCCGTAGCCGAGGGCGGGCCGGGCACGGCCACGCCTCGGCGTGGCGAGCCGCTCGGCGCCGGTGTCGCCATGATGATCGCCCTGGCGGCGGCGGCTGCGGCCCTGGCCTCGGGCCACCTGGTCGCGGGGCTGCTCGATCCCAGCTCCTCGCCGTTCCTCGCCGTGGGCAACACGGCGATCGATCTCACACCGGCGCCGGTGAAGGACTTCGCCATCGCGGTGTTCGGCACGGCGGACAAGATCGCGCTGCTGGTCGGCATGGCGCTGGTGATCGCGCTGGCAGCGGTCGGTGCGGGGCTGGCGTCTCGACGCAGCGCCTTGGTCGGCACGGCCGCGATCGGCCTGTTCGGCCTGCTCGGCACGGCGGCGGTCCTGGTGCGTCCCGACTTCGGTCCGCTGTCGCTCGCCGCGCCCCTGGTGAGCCTGGCCGTGGGCGTCCTGGCCTTCCGACTGCTGCACTCCCTGGCGGCCTCGGCGGCCGAGGCAGAGGTGCGGGCGATGCCGGGAGAGCAGTCGGCAGGGCCGGACCGGCGGCGGGTGCTGCTCTCGACCGGTGCCGTGGTCCTCGGCGCCGGTGCGGCGGGCCTGGGCGGTCAGGTCTTGGCGGGCGGCATCGATCCCGAGGCACAGCGGGCCGAGATCGGCGATCTGGTCCCCGAGACACCTGTGCCCGCGCTGCCTGCGGGCGCGGACTTCGCCAAGGTGGGCACGCCGACGTTCATCACGCCGAACGAGGACTTCTACCGCATCGACACCGCACTGCGCGTGCCGAGGATCAGGGTCGAGGACTGGAGCCTGCGGATTCACGGGATGGTGGATCGGGAGCTGACCCTCACCTTCGACGATCTCCGGAGCAGGCCGCTGGTCGAGAAGACGATCACCATGGTCTGTGTGTCGAACGAGATCGGCGGGGATCTGATCTCCACCGCGAACTTCATCGGCGTGCCGCTGCGGGACGTCCTCGAGGAGGCAGGCGTCCAGTCCGGCGCCGAGCAGCTCTTCAGCACCAGCTCCGACGGCTGGACGGCCGGGACCCCGATCGACGTCCTGCTGGAGTCCGACCGGAACGCGTTGCTGGCCATCGGGATGAACGGCGAGCCGCTGCCCGCCGAGCACGGATTCCCGGTCCGCATGGTCGTTCCCGGACTCTACGGATTCGTCTCCGCGACCAAATGGCTGGTCGATGCCGAGGTGACCACCTTCGACCGGCCTGCCTACTGGGAGCAGCGCGGCTGGGCGCGGGAGGCGCCGATCAAGACGCAGTCCCGGATCGACCGGCCGCGGCCCTTCGACGAGGTGCCGACGGGGCGACTCACGGCGGCGGGCATCGCGTGGGCACAGCACACCGGCATCGACCGGGTCGAGGTCCGACTCGACGGCGGTGCGTGGCAGGAGGCGCTGCTGTCGACCGAGGTCAACGACCAGACCTGGCGGATGTGGCGCATCGAACTCGACGTGCCGTCGGGCAGCAGGCGGATCGAATGTCGTGCGACGGATCGCAACGGCCAGACCCAGCCGGAGGAGCGCGTGAATCCGGTTCCCGACGGCGCCACCGGCTGGCATTCCGTGCTCTTCACGGCGAACGGCTGACGAACCGTCCCGACCGACCCTTTCGGGTGTTCTCGACGCATCGAGTGTGGTGACGGGGCGCCGAATTCGACCGGGTTCGACGCCGCCCGCCGAAGGTTCTTCGACGAATTCGGCCGCCGATGTCGGATGACCCCGCCGACTACCGCGTTCGGTTCTGACCCCGACGCAGTTCGTCCGGCGGCACGAGTCCGAGATTCCGCGACGGCGGCGGTTTCTCCCGCGCCGTTCGTCGCATGGGCGATCCTTTCGGCTGTCCGGCGGCCGAGATTCGTCGCGGAAATTCCCGCGACTGGGCGAACCGAATCGGCGAGGGCGCCGAACACCACTTCAGACAGGCTCGGAGAAGCCGACGCAAGAAGACATCTCGCAAGGAGTGATCCGCAGTGCGTAAGACCAGGCAGAACGTGATCGTCGGCGTGTTGGCCGCTCTGGCTCTCACGGTGACGGCATGCAGCAGCGGTGAGGACGGGGCCGACGACAGCGGAATGGCGGGCGCCGCCACCGCCGAGGAGACCACCGAGCAGACCGACTCCTCCGACGACATGGGCTCGGACATGGAGCCTGCCGCCGGCGCGGGCGTCACCACCCCCGAAGACACCTTCGGCCCGGCGTGCGCGGACCTTCCGCAGGGTGACGAGCCCGGCTCGCTCGACTCGATGGGGCCGCAGCCGGTGGCCGACGCGGCGAGCACCAACCCGGTGCTGACCCAGCTCGTCGCCGCCGTGGGCGCGGTTCCCGGCCTGGCCGACAACCTCAACGGTGCCGACGCCCTGACCGTGTTCGCCCCGGCCGACTCGGCCTTCGACGCCCTGGGCGAGGACGCCTTCAACGAGCTGGCGGCCGACCCCGACGCGCTGAGCGAGATCCTCAGCTACCACGTCGTCGGTGAGCGTCTCGACGCCGAGGGCGTCGCCGAGGCGGGCACCCTCCCGACGCTGCAGGGCGGCGAGTTGACCATTGAGGGCGAGGGCGAGTCGATGACCGTCAACGGTGCGGCGATCGCCTGCGGCAACATCCCGACTGCGAATGCCACCGTGTTCGTCATCGACACGGTCCTCACGCCCCAGAGCTGATCTCGCGGCCGAACCCGTGCGCATGGCCCGGCCGGCCGAAGGGCTTCTGACCTGCGCATGAGTCGCCCGGCCCTGCGGATCTCCCGCTGATTCGCACCGTGCGCTGTCCAGCGGTCGCGGGGGGCGGACCGTCGGATCGGATTCCGCCTTCACGCCGCGTCACCGATGAGTCGATCATCGGTGACGCGGCGTTCGGCCGTTCAGCGCAGCGCGCGGCGCGTTCGCTTCCGCAACTTTGTGCATGTCTTCACAAGCGGTTACCGTGTAGTCGTCACGGCGTCGCGGCGGCTCGCTCGCTCACAAGCGGAACGACTGTCGCGTGACGCCCGGTGAGCGAGCGAGGAGAGTCAGCGTGGCAGCGCAGCGGGATGCGGGTGATGGCTTCACCACGGACACCGCCGCGCCGGGCGTGACCCCCGTGGAGACCTCGGTGGTCCGAGAGCGGGCCAGGGCGATTCCCGAGGCGGCGGTGGCGCGACTGGCGGTGTATCTGCGGGTCCTCTCAGATCTGTCTCGCGACGGAGTGACCAAGATCTCCAGCGAGGAACTCTCCGTGGCGACCGGGGTCAACTCGGCGAAGCTGCGGAAAGACCTCTCGTACATCGGTTCCTACGGAACCAGGGGCGTCGGTTACGACGTCGACGTGCTCGTCGGTCAGATCGAGCGCACGCTGGGTCTCACCCGGCAGCACAGTGTCGCCGTGGTCGGCATCGGAAATCTGGGCCACGCCCTCGCCAACTACGGCGGATTCCCCGGTCGCGGATTCCCGGTCGCGGCACTGTTCGACGTCGATCCGGACCTGATGGGCGTCCCCGTCGGGGGGATGCCGGTGCATCACGTTGATGACATCAGACGGGTCTGTGCCGAACTGGAAGTCACCATCGGCGTGATCGCGACGCCCGCTCAGGGGGCGCAGAACGTCTGCGACAGTTTGGTTCAGGGCGGCGTGCGGTGCATCCTGAACTTCGCACCCGTCGTTCTTCAAGTCCCGGACTACGTCGAGGTGCGCAAAGTCGACCTAGCTGTGGAGTTGCAGATCTTGTCCTTCCATGTGGCCAGGCGGGCGGATCAGGAGCAGGACGCCGCGCTCTCGGCGGCCCACGCCTCGGATCAGGCAGGCGTCGCGAGCGTCCCCGGCGTGGTGATCCCGCGATGAGTCTGCTCGCCATCGGGATGTCGCATCGCAGCGCATCCCTGACGCTGCTCGAGCGCGCCGTCGTCGCCGCCCCGGACACGGAGAAGCTGCTCGACGAGCTGCTGCGCTGCCCCAGCGTCAACGAGGTCCTGCTGCTCTCGACCTGCAACCGCGTCGAGGTCTACGCGGTGGTGGAGTCCTTCCACAGCGCCGTCGAAGAGGTCACCGGGGTCATGGCCCGCCATTCCGGCGTGGACGGCACCGAGCTGACCGACGGCATGTACGTGCACTATGCCGCCGCCGCCGTGGAACACCTGTTCACCGTCGCCGCGGGCCTGGACTCCATGGTGGTGGGCGAGGAGCAGATCCTGGGCCAGCTGCGCGGCGCCTACACGACCGCGGAGTCCGCGCGAACCGTCGGCCGAGCCCTGCACGAGGTGTTGCAGCAGGCACTCCGGGTCGGCAAGCGGGCGCACACCGAGACCGAGATCGGTGCCGAAGGCGCCTCCGTCGTCTCCGAGGCCCTGTCCGACGCGGCCGCCCTGCTCGGCGCGCTGACCGGGCGGCGGGGCCTGGTGGTCGGTGCCGGGTCGATGGGCGGGCTGGCCGCCGCGCACCTGCGCAGGGCGGGCATCGCGGAGCTGGTGATCGCGAATCGCACCGCCGACAACGGCGCCCGGCTGGCCGCCACCACCGTCGAGGCGGGCACGCCCGCTCGCTCGGTGGGGCTCGATCGGCTCTCCGTCGAACTCGCCGAAGCCGACGTGGTGGTGGTCTGCACCGGATCGCTGGAGACCGTCGTCGACGTCGACACCGTGCGGGCCGCGCTGGCCCGCCGGGCGAACGGCCTGCCGCTGGTCTTCTGCGATCTCGGTCTG
The Actinoalloteichus fjordicus DNA segment above includes these coding regions:
- a CDS encoding helix-turn-helix domain-containing protein, which translates into the protein MSMQEEHTEGLGQVRFLTVAEVAALMRVSKMTVYRLVHSGELPAVRVGRSFRVQEKAVHSYLDRAYFDAG
- a CDS encoding HAD family hydrolase — protein: MPLWRKRENSRQLEERAARAGQASAEAAATSPPPEAGDQYLQRPDLTAAAFFDVDNTMMMGASMFHFARGLAARKFFTTSDLVGFAWQQVKFRVGGRENPGDVQASREQALSFVAGRKVEDILQLSEEIYDELMADRIWTGTRALAQMHLDAGQRVWLVTATPVELAQTIARRLGLTGALGTVAESRDGVYTGRLVGDLLHGRSKAQAVRALAAAQGLHLRRCSAYSDSSNDIPMLTTVGTAVAVNPDQTLREHARRQGWEIRDFRTGRRAARIGVNSVLGASALAGAVAAGLRYRKRPRV
- a CDS encoding sigma-70 family RNA polymerase sigma factor, whose translation is MPKPETDAWELVRAAQAGDPQAFALIYRRYAGLVHRYTLHRLGDHGLAEDLTSETFLRALRRIGTLRYQGRDLGAWLVTIARNLVFDHLKSSRHRLEVPTEDPNSRLPAHHLALDPEQQVLARMTLVEVTGQLGRLVADQQECLRLRFLYGLSVAETAHLLGRNEAAVRALQQRAVRRLAGLLRTSLR
- a CDS encoding NAD-dependent epimerase/dehydratase family protein, which gives rise to MKPRVVLVTGVAGFLGGSLAARLARDPEVERVLGVDVVPPAPELRHALGRAEFIRADIRNPLIAKVVAAARVDTVVHTAVTPSASSRGSRSVMKEMNVLGTMQLLAACQTAPTVDRLVLKSSSAVYGASSRDPAMFTEQMGPKELPSGGYAKDAAEIEGYLRAFGRRRPDVDITTLRFVNFIGPNIDTALTRYFALPVVPTVLGHDARVQLLHPEDALAVLERATLCRLPGVFNVGGDGVIMLSQAVRRAGRVPLPVPSTAVRPVGNLLRGTRLLDLSPDQVRFLNFGRVLDTTLLKERFGFTPRWTTRQAFDDFVTSRGLRPVVDQEWLATAERGMRNRAAAAQADRTG
- a CDS encoding redox-sensing transcriptional repressor Rex; amino-acid sequence: MTPVETSVVRERARAIPEAAVARLAVYLRVLSDLSRDGVTKISSEELSVATGVNSAKLRKDLSYIGSYGTRGVGYDVDVLVGQIERTLGLTRQHSVAVVGIGNLGHALANYGGFPGRGFPVAALFDVDPDLMGVPVGGMPVHHVDDIRRVCAELEVTIGVIATPAQGAQNVCDSLVQGGVRCILNFAPVVLQVPDYVEVRKVDLAVELQILSFHVARRADQEQDAALSAAHASDQAGVASVPGVVIPR
- a CDS encoding lysophospholipid acyltransferase family protein, which produces MADARVIPLHAVDRRTTSTGTGSQRRVKAVPDLGAAGSGAELPGSASEGQPSGTQTGSPTPAETSGTGHETSSATAGGARPPDPASAGPGDARATGVRDRATGQANPDPAHAGASRAESGHSGSGAGSRAAGAGSADAGWEERAAEALAFLQRRLTGDYRVDDFGFDPDLTDSVFLPPLRPLYEKWFRVEALGLDNIPTEGGALVVANHSGTVPLDALMTTVAIHDHHPGRRHLRMLGADLVFRLPVVGAIARKAGHTLACNPDAERLLRAGEVVGVWPEGFKGIGKPFRDRYKLQRFGRGGFVSAALRTGVPIVPCSIVGAEETYPLLGDLKPLARLLGLPYFPVTPLFPWLGPLGAIPLPSKWYIEFGEPIVTADFGEDACEDPMLVFNLTDQVRETIQQTLYRLLARRGGVFTD
- a CDS encoding 30S ribosomal protein bS22, with amino-acid sequence MGSVIKKRRKRMSKKKHRKLLRKTRVQRRKLGK
- a CDS encoding glutaredoxin family protein translates to MSAHRVTLLVRESCHSCVEAEADVRRICHELDVPWSAVDVDTDLELRGEYGDRVPVILIDDVEHGYWRVEEPRFRAALAR
- a CDS encoding acyl-CoA dehydrogenase family protein — encoded protein: MSAPVVDHRSPDPEAAELIALVREIGRRELAPQVNEAEAEHRFPRDLFRTLGRAGLLGLPYPEDHGGGGLRQELYLQVVEELSRYWLAVGLGVSVHTLACHGLASFGTPEQQARWLPEMLGGDQLGAYCLSEPHAGSDAAALRTRAEVQPDGGYRLTGTKAWITHGGVADFYLVLARTGEAGPKGISAFLVRSDDEGISAAPPERKMGARSSVTAQVSFDGVPLSADRLIGAPGGGFGVAMSALACGRLGIAAGAVGVAQAALDVAVAYARERTAFGRSIADFQGVSFLLADAAAGIEAARQLYLYAARRKDDGLPFSTEAAMAKLIATDTCMRVTTDMVQVLGGAGYVEDHPVERYMREAKMLQIVEGTNQIQRLVIGRELVQG
- a CDS encoding fasciclin domain-containing protein yields the protein MRKTRQNVIVGVLAALALTVTACSSGEDGADDSGMAGAATAEETTEQTDSSDDMGSDMEPAAGAGVTTPEDTFGPACADLPQGDEPGSLDSMGPQPVADAASTNPVLTQLVAAVGAVPGLADNLNGADALTVFAPADSAFDALGEDAFNELAADPDALSEILSYHVVGERLDAEGVAEAGTLPTLQGGELTIEGEGESMTVNGAAIACGNIPTANATVFVIDTVLTPQS
- a CDS encoding molybdopterin-dependent oxidoreductase — encoded protein: MMIALAAAAAALASGHLVAGLLDPSSSPFLAVGNTAIDLTPAPVKDFAIAVFGTADKIALLVGMALVIALAAVGAGLASRRSALVGTAAIGLFGLLGTAAVLVRPDFGPLSLAAPLVSLAVGVLAFRLLHSLAASAAEAEVRAMPGEQSAGPDRRRVLLSTGAVVLGAGAAGLGGQVLAGGIDPEAQRAEIGDLVPETPVPALPAGADFAKVGTPTFITPNEDFYRIDTALRVPRIRVEDWSLRIHGMVDRELTLTFDDLRSRPLVEKTITMVCVSNEIGGDLISTANFIGVPLRDVLEEAGVQSGAEQLFSTSSDGWTAGTPIDVLLESDRNALLAIGMNGEPLPAEHGFPVRMVVPGLYGFVSATKWLVDAEVTTFDRPAYWEQRGWAREAPIKTQSRIDRPRPFDEVPTGRLTAAGIAWAQHTGIDRVEVRLDGGAWQEALLSTEVNDQTWRMWRIELDVPSGSRRIECRATDRNGQTQPEERVNPVPDGATGWHSVLFTANG